A segment of the Leptospiraceae bacterium genome:
GGAAGGTAAGAAAACTTTTTGAAAAAAAAATCTATATTTTAGATTATTTCCCCGGAGAATTTACAAAAAAAACGAGTAAAAACAATGAAGTACAAAAAGATTCTATTGATATAGGAAATCGTATGCTTATTTTTGCTATGCAAATTGATACGAATAAAGATGGATTTTTGAATAATAAAGATTTAATACAAGTATTTATATATTCTCCGCAAGAGGAAAAATTAGATGAAATTTTGCCGAAAGGATATTTTTTTGAAAAACTTCTTTTAAATACTCGAAAAAATACATTAGTGAGTGTCGTAAAAAAACAAGCCGATACAAAAGAGGCAGACGAAGAATTAACTACTTCGGCCATATTTACATATGATGTAGTAGAAAAAAAAGGGACTATTATTCATGGAAAGTAACGAAAAAAAACATCCGAATGCTGATATAACTATCTTTGGCAAACAAATATTAAACGCAACAAACCATATTACTTCAAATTTACTTGGTGGAGTAAAAGATGTATTAGGCAATACACTTACTTGGACTGCGGATACTTTGGAAAATTTATCGGACGAGAAGTTTTTACAGATAGAAGATTTACCCGTGTATCTTCATGCTGCTGGTACAAATATAAAAAAGAGTAATGATATCACTGTAAAAGGAATGAATATAGCGATAGATAGTACGGAAGCTGCATTTGCTGTTGCTAATAAGTCATTGGACATAGCTGAGGATTATATGATTAAGACTCTCTATGAAAATAAAGTTATAAGTAGTATTTTAGGAAGCTCTCATGACGATCTAATTAGTTTTTCCAAAATCAAAATGAGTTTTCGTCATAACTTAGAAGACATAGATGCACAAACGGTGATTGAGCTTTTTCGTGAATCGAAGCTAAACAAAGTTATCCTCTATGTACCGGGACTATTTTGCGATGAATCACTTTGGGTAAAAGTTGCTGAAGAGGATACAGGTCTTGGAGATTATTTTTTGAATGAAGGATATTTCCCTATTTATATTCGGTATAATCAAGGTGCACATATATCAGTAAATGGAAAAGATTTAGAAGATTTAATAGAAAAATTATTTGAGTTAGAACCAAATTTGCCGCTAAATATTATTACTTATAGTCAAGGTGGTCTTGTGCTAAGAAGTGCTTTGTATTATGCAAAATTAAATTCGCAGGAATTTTTATCTAAACTTAAGAAGGTATTTATAATTAGCTCCCCGAATGGCGGTTCCTATATAGAAAAAATTGGATTTTGGGCAGGTATGTTGTTACAAGCATCTCCATTTTTTATTTTAAAAATTGTAGGATTTATTGGAAATTTGCGAAGTGATGCGATTAAAGATCTTTCTCATGGTATAATTCGAGAAGAAGATTGGAAGTTAGGAAATCAAATATTTCGATACCGTACAGACCACTACTTTGGTGAATTAGACTCTATTGATGCCTATCAAATTTATAGTTTAGCAGGGGAAACGGATAACTTATTTCAATCTTTTTTTGGAGACGGAATTATTGAAAAATGGAGCATAGAGGCATTAACCGACAAAGTGTTTAATAAAAAAGAAAAACCTGAAACAAGAACTTTAAAATTACTCGGTCGAAATCATTTTCAAATTTTAAATGCACCTGAGTTAATTCCGTTTATTGAAAAGGGACTTAACGCAGGTTAGGTAATTGGAACTAAAAGATTCCATAGATATACTAAAAGGCGTAGGACCGAAAAAGATTGTGGTGCTAAAAAGCATTGGCATACACACATTATTCGATCTTCTTTATTATTTCCCGCGCCGTTACTTAGATAGAAATTTTTCTTCTACGATCCTTTTAAAACATGGAGAAATTGTTACTATACTCGCGACAGTAGTGGATTCTTATTTGGCGCATGGTAAAAGAAGTAGGCTCATCGTTGGAGTAAAAACTGCAAATAATGAAAGAATTTCGCTAGTGTTTTTTAGTGGAGTCAATTACTTTAATCATGTTTTTAAACCTGGAATGAACCTTGTGGTAAGTGGAAAATTGGAGTACTTTCGCGGACTTCAGATTTCTCATCCTGATTATGAAATTATATCCGGGGATGCGGATGAAGAAGCTGATCTGACGCATGTAGGACGGATAATTCCTCTTTACCCCACTACGGAATCATTAAAAAAAGAAGGACTTGATTCCCGAGGATTTAGGAGACTCGTAAAACAGGTATTAGATAAAATAGACGAAAAAAAATTAAAAATAGAGGAAGTTCTTCCTGCCAAAGCTGTAAAAAAAAGGAAACTCCTGAAAAGGCAAGAAGCATTTCAAGAAATTCATTTTCCAACGACGGATGAAGCATTAACAGAAGCAAAACGAAGATTTGCCTACGAAGAATTTTATTATTTCAATTTACTTTTGGAATACAAAAGAAGTGAAAGACAAAAAATTAAACGAAAACTTTGGCCACTAAGAGAATCAGAAGGTGCAAAGAAAATTCTGGAACGACTACCATTCGAATTGACCGAAGATCAAAAGTCGAGCCTTGTGAAAATGAAAGAACTAAATGAGAAAGATGTTCCTATGGCAGTTCTTTTACAAGGAGATGTTGGATCTGGAAAAACAGTTACTGCACTTCTAACTGCAATGCATTATATGGATAATAATATTCAAGTCTGTATGCTTGCACCTACCGAAGTTTTGGCCAGACAGCATTTTCAGACAATTCAAGGTTTACTTCAATTTACCCCATTTGCTAGAATTGACTTATTTATTGGAAAGGAAAAAGAAAAAACTAGAAGAGAAAAACTAGCTAGGCTAAAAGAAGGTGAAACTCTATTAGTTATAGGGACACATAGTTTATTTCAGGACGATATAGTATTTAGCGATTTGGGTCTTGTAATCATAGATGAACAACATAAATTTGGAGTGGAGCAAAGAGAGAGTATCCGCGTAAAGGGGAAAAATCCAGACATATTAGCCATGACTGCAACACCTATACCGCGAACACTTTGTTTAACTCTCTACGGAGACTTACAGCTAATAACCATTAAAACAAAACCGAAAGGTAGAAAACCAATTGTTACCAAGTGGTTTTCTGAGGATAAACGTCCTGCAGTTTATAATTCAATCAAAAAATATTTAGCACAAGGTAGGCAATGTTTTATAATTTATCCTTTGATCGAAGAGTCAGAAAAAGTAGA
Coding sequences within it:
- the recG gene encoding ATP-dependent DNA helicase RecG, which produces MELKDSIDILKGVGPKKIVVLKSIGIHTLFDLLYYFPRRYLDRNFSSTILLKHGEIVTILATVVDSYLAHGKRSRLIVGVKTANNERISLVFFSGVNYFNHVFKPGMNLVVSGKLEYFRGLQISHPDYEIISGDADEEADLTHVGRIIPLYPTTESLKKEGLDSRGFRRLVKQVLDKIDEKKLKIEEVLPAKAVKKRKLLKRQEAFQEIHFPTTDEALTEAKRRFAYEEFYYFNLLLEYKRSERQKIKRKLWPLRESEGAKKILERLPFELTEDQKSSLVKMKELNEKDVPMAVLLQGDVGSGKTVTALLTAMHYMDNNIQVCMLAPTEVLARQHFQTIQGLLQFTPFARIDLFIGKEKEKTRREKLARLKEGETLLVIGTHSLFQDDIVFSDLGLVIIDEQHKFGVEQRESIRVKGKNPDILAMTATPIPRTLCLTLYGDLQLITIKTKPKGRKPIVTKWFSEDKRPAVYNSIKKYLAQGRQCFIIYPLIEESEKVDLESCIASFERLKLFEFKDYKLGLLHGRMNSAEKESVMHAFKNNEIQILVTTTVVEVGIDVPNATVLVIEHSDRFGISQLHQLRGRVGRGEHESFCILITPDKVSEDAVTRIEAMVRTNDGFDLAEVDLKLRGPGELLGLRQSGLPDFKVGDLERDESIILESKQDALEFGNIGDMEKLELRTRFTEGRILFPN
- a CDS encoding alpha/beta hydrolase, with translation MESNEKKHPNADITIFGKQILNATNHITSNLLGGVKDVLGNTLTWTADTLENLSDEKFLQIEDLPVYLHAAGTNIKKSNDITVKGMNIAIDSTEAAFAVANKSLDIAEDYMIKTLYENKVISSILGSSHDDLISFSKIKMSFRHNLEDIDAQTVIELFRESKLNKVILYVPGLFCDESLWVKVAEEDTGLGDYFLNEGYFPIYIRYNQGAHISVNGKDLEDLIEKLFELEPNLPLNIITYSQGGLVLRSALYYAKLNSQEFLSKLKKVFIISSPNGGSYIEKIGFWAGMLLQASPFFILKIVGFIGNLRSDAIKDLSHGIIREEDWKLGNQIFRYRTDHYFGELDSIDAYQIYSLAGETDNLFQSFFGDGIIEKWSIEALTDKVFNKKEKPETRTLKLLGRNHFQILNAPELIPFIEKGLNAG